ATTTTTCATCTAAACTGGCTGTTATGCTTTCGATTGCAGAAGAGATGACAGATAAAATTCTCAATGAGATAAAAGAAAATGTACCTGAAGAGGCTCATATTTCTATTCAATTGGAACAGGTTATTGACATCGTGTTTGAACTGACAAAGGAGTACAGGGATGTATTTGCTTTAACTTATGCAGGCCTGGCATCAACCGAGTATTTACAGGAGTGGGAAACGATATACGAATCCTACTATGCGTGGTTAAGTGAACAGCTTGAGAAGGCGAAAGCGGAAGGGGCTATTCGCGATTCATTGCATCCGCATCGAACAGCTGAACTACTGATTGGATTAATTGAATCAGCAGCGGAGCAAACGCACATGTATGGTCAGCAGGATGAACCGACAGCTGAATTGAAGAAAAAAGAAGTGATGGAATTCGCAGGGCATGCGCTGGGATTATAATCCGGTGCAATGTCCTTTTACTATCGTTTTTGATAAAAATGACTGAATGTCAGTCAAAGGCAAGGGGTGTTACTGATGAAAAAAGCATGGATTTATGTGGCGTTAACTTGTCTTTTGGAACTGGTTTGGGTGTTTGGGTTTAATTTTGCTGCAAGCTGGTGGCAGTGGGGCTTGGTAGCTGGAGTAATCATGTTGGACTTCCATTTTTTCAGGAAGGCATGTGAAGCACTGCCAACGGGGACTGTTTATGCAATATTCGCTTCAGCAGGTACGGTTGGAACGGCCTTGATGGATGCATTTTTATTTGACGGATCATTAAATATGCTGAAAATAGTTTTCATCATGCTCCTGATTCTCGGAGTAGTAGGCTTGAAGCTTGCGGATAGTGCAGATGAAAAACGAAATAAAGGAGGTTCCTGGTAATGGGATGGATTTTTGTTTTACTGGCTGCGATGCTGGAAATTTCGGGTGTTATTGGTATGAAACTATACAATCAAAACAGCACATTCAGAAATGGTCTATTGTTTATTGGAGGATTTTCAAGTTCATTGCTGGTTCTTTATCAATCCTTTTCATATCTGCAGGTCAGCGTTGCTTATGCGGTATGGGTTGGCATTGGAACGGCTGGAGCGGTTTTACTGAACATGCTTTTTTTCGGGGAGTCAAAAAGTCTGTCCCGGATTGTGAGTCTTCTTGCGATTATTGTTGGGGCAGTTGGGTTGAAGGCAGTCTCTTAAAAGATTACCTTCCTGATGTAGCCCACAACAGGAAGGTAATTGTTTAATTATTCAGCTTCCCCGACAACAGTAAAGCGTTCATTGATATGTTTCGGGTTTTCAATTTCGTCTACAACAGCAACAGCATAATCTGCATAGCTGATATAACTGTCACCTTTTGAATTTACCAGGAGATTATCTTTTCCTGACTGGTAGTTTCCAGTTCTCTGACCCTCAGCATCGAACATTGCGGAAGGACTGATGAAGGTCCAAGTAATGCCCTCGGTCTCCTGCAATTCTTTCAGGTTTCTGGCCTGGCCATTTGCTGTCGGTTTAAATGAATCAGGAAAGTCTGGTGTATCGATTACCTGAGTCGATTTGTTTTCGTCCACGTACAGACTTCCGGCACCACCAACAACGATAGCCTTTGTGTCTGTACCTTTTATTGCCTCTATTAAAGCATGTCCAGCGTCAACATGTGGCTGTTCCTCACCAAGCGGGGCACCAAACGCGTTGACTACTGTGTCAAATTGCTTTAAATCAACTGAAGTCAGATCATAGATATTTTTTTCAATAACAGACACGTTCTTGTCCGCAATTTTAGCTGCATCCCGCACAATTGCTGTAACATCATGCCCTCTGTCAGCAGCTTCTTTTAAAATAAGGCTGCCTGCTTTTCCGTTTGCTCCAATGACTCCTATTTTCATAAAAAATCATCCTCCTGCTGTATAGTTTGTAACAATAATAGTTACATTTAAGTGGTGAAAAAATCTCTTTTAATCAAAGAGATCATGTAAAACATCCTGAAGTGTCTGTGCTGCCAATTCATTTTCCATCGCCTTTTGTGCACGGTCGAATTTATTGTCCAGTACAGCTTGGATATTCCGGCCAACTGCACAATCAGGGTTTGGATTTTCATGCATCGTAAAAGTCGCTTCATTATCTTCCTGTACGGCCTTATAGATATCCAGTAAGGAGATATCAGAAGATTCTTTTGTTACAGCAACCCCGGGGATACCTGCATGTGATGTCAGCAGTCCTGCTTTTTTTAATTTACCGGATATACGGCGAATGACCACCGGGTTGGTATTGACACTATTTGCAATAAAGTCAGACGTGAGTTGCTCCCTTGGGTTATGGGAAGTCAGCGCAAGAATATGAACCGCAACAGCAAAACGACTGTTTTTCATGAGAATCACCACCATATGTAACAAGTATAGTTACAATTAAGATGAAATACAAGCTTTGTGCCTGACAGATAAAAATAAAATCGTGGGATAAACATACAAAAACGCCCGGACATGAATTTTCAGTCCAGGCGCCAATACAGGAACTTCCCTCCGATTTAATGCCGCTTATTCAACCATAAAACACCGGATTTAGCCAGCCGTGGAATGGTGCCTGTTACTGACTGTGACATCATTTCACCGAACCCTTCTGATGAGCCGAGTGACCCAAGAGTTCCTTTCAATTTAATTTTCTTTGGCTTTTTAGGTTTTTCCCCGTTAAAAACAGCTGTCAGGATCTCAGCGATTTGTTCGCCTTGCTGACCGGCCAGCTGACCGCTTGGAGAGTGCTCGGATGATGCACAATCCCCTACAACATAAATATTTTGCTGCTCAGGTACCTGGTAATAATCGTTAATGACAATCTTGTCTTGTTCGTCTTTTTCAAATGGTAATTCACGTGCAAGGTAATTCGGCCTTACACCTGCTGTCCAGATTGTTACATCGTTCACGAAACAAACACCATTGTTGCAAACACCGTCTTTTTCCACATATTCGACATTCGCGTGGTGTTTAACGTGTACATCATTGTTAAAAAACCATTCTTCCACATAATGCTGAATTTTATGGTCAAATGCTTTTAGAACGGAAGCGCCTCTGTCAAGCAGACGTATGTTCAAGTCCGGCCTGCTTTCCCGTATTTCGGATGCCACCTCGATACCGCTCAGACCGGCACCGACAATCGTAGCTTTCCCGTAAGCCTTCAAATTCCCAATCGCCATACCGGCACGACGGGCATTTCCAAATGTCTGGACGCTTTCGGTATATTTTGATGCGCCTTCTATACCGTGATAATTGTCCTCACAGCCAAGCCCGATGACCAGATAATCATAGTTAACAGGTTCACTGCGATCTTCGAAAAGAATTTGCTGGTTGCCTGTATCAATTTGTGAGATTTCAGCGTACACATAGCTGACTCTCTCGTCTTCCGGAAATTGCATTCGTACATCTTTATCAGCCGATGTGCCGGCTGCAATTGTATAAAATTCTGTTTTTACCGAATGATAGGGGTTTCGGTCCACTACTGTAATTTGCAATTCATCAGGCAGATCCTGCTCGAGTAAATCCAGCAATATTTTAAGTCCGCCATAACCGCCACCAAGAATGACTAGATTTTTCATAATTTAAAACTCCTTACATGCGTCTAATGCTTCTATTTCTAAGATTACCAAAAGTTGTGCTGGAAGACTAGGAAAAGTGTGGAATTGTTGTTTTTCATTAGTAATGGTAAGTTATGATTACTAATGAAAAACAACAGGAAAGGTGCTCTATTATGCAGAGATTAACGATTAGCTCCCTGCTTGACGTTATTGGGGAGTTGTTTTCGGATGAAATATCCATTGCTGTATCGAATACAAATGAATATGTTTATTATCGCCCGAGTAAACGAATTGATTTAAAAATAAGACCCGGTGATCCAGTAAAAGAGGGAACAATCGCACATAAAGCGTTGCGCTCAGGACAAAAGGTGTCTGAGTTTAATGATCGTGATGTGTTTGGTGTTCCCTATCTCGGGATGGCCGTTCCGTTCCACAGCGATGGCGTGCTCGAGGGGTGTGTAACTGCTATTTACCCGGCGATGACGGAAGGAAAGTCCGTTGTAACCGTGAAAACGCCGGACGGTTGGAAGCCCGTGCCATTTGATAATGTTTCACTTCTCGAGGCAAAAGACCGGAAAACACATGTTTATACCGAGGCGTTTATTGGAACAAACAAACGGTCACTGCAGGATTTTGAATATTCCCTGCCAAGAGAATCGTTTATTCGCTGCCACCGTTCGTTCCTCGTCAATGTAAATCACATCAGGGACATTTATCCTGATACGCATTCCACATTTCTTCTGGCGATGAAGAACGGGAAACAAGTTCCTGTCAGCCAATCGTACTCGAGTTATTTTCGGAAGTTGCTTGGGTTTTGATACAAAATCTATAAACTGCGCCGTAACTTTATATGCGTGTAGTCCGCGCTGAGGAAATACACTGTTGCGCTCGTCGTTTGGGTGAATTTTGCAAATACTGGGCTAGCGACCATCGAGCGGTGTCACGATGGAACAGCGGAAGGTTTAAGCTGGAAATCATCGAGAGAAGCAGTGTCACGATAGAATAGCGAATTATTTAAGTTAGAAACTATCGAGAGGAATGCTGTTTCGGCGAGAATGGGAAAGTGAGTATATTCAAATTACGGAGCATGGAAACCTCACTAGTTGATAACTCTCAAACTTAGTTCGTAATATAAATCAACTACGAGGTTGATAAGCAGCAAAATTCACGAAAACAACCTTTAATCAAAAATGCTGCCTCATACAATTTATTTAATGGTTCAGTCGGTTATTTTCTATCCCCTTCAAAAATCGCCAAATGAAAGCGTTTTTTAGTTACACTTTAAAAAGATACAAACAATTTCTAAGGTTTAAAGTATATGAACAATTTCGGCACTCACTATACGGCGAATGCCGAGTTGTTCTAAGGATTGTTTTAAAAAGTTATGAAAGAGGGATATAAATGACAACTAACTATGAACGCATCAGAGACCCTCGCCTCCAGAACCGTGTTGTTTCAGCTGAGGAAGCTGCTTCATGGATCAAGGATGGCATGACGTTAGGGATGAGCGGATTTACTCGTGCAGGTGATGTGAAAGCGGTGCCAACAGCATTAATCGAACGCGCGGAAACTGAAAATTTTAAAGTTAATGTATTTACTGGAGCATCTTTAGGTTCGGATATCGATAAAATGTTCGCTGAAGCAGAGATTGTAAACAAGCGTTTACCGTTTCAGGCAGATCCGACAATGCGGAAGAAGATAAACCAGGGTGAACATCTATTTGTGGACCATCACCTTTCACACACTGCTGAACTTATTCGAGGTAATGTACTGGAAACAGTTGATTTTGCGATTTTGGAAGCGATTGCTATTTCGGAGGATGGATTGATTATCCCATCTACTTCGGTTGGGAACTCCCTGGCTTTTGCTGAAAACGCTGAAAACGTTATTATCGAGCTTAATATGGCACAGCCTGAGCTGCTGGAAGGTATCCATGATTTATACAGCCCGGGAAAACAAGGGGAACGTAACCCAATTCCACTAACAAAGCCGGATGATCAAATTGGCTCGACAGGTATTCAAATTGATCCGGCGAAAATAAAAGGGATTGTATTTACCAATCAGGTCGATTCACCGTCAACAATTGTACCACCTGACCATGAAACTAAGATTATGGCGGATCATTTACTGGATTTTCTGCGAAGTGAAGTCGAAGCAGGCAGATTAACCGAACGGCTCGCACCACTCCAATCAGGTATCGGATCGGTTGCCAATGCCGTACTGCATGGCATGGTGGATTCCGAGTTTGAAAATCTGGATGTTTATTCCGAAGTATTGCAGGATGCAGTGTTTGATTTAATCGACGCCGGAAAAGTTAATTTTGCTTCCTGCTGTTCGATTACCTTGTCAGAAGCAAAAATGAAGCAGGTATTCTCCGATTTCGGAAAATACCGTGATAAATTAATCATGAGGCCGCAGGAAATTACCAATCATCCGGAAATCATCCGCCGGCTCGGGTTAATCTCCATTAATACAGCATTGGAATTTGACATTTATGGAAACGTTAACTCCACACATGTATCAGGCACGAAAATGATGAATGGGATCGGTGGTTCCGGCGATTTCGCCCGTAATGCCCGACTTGCTATTTTTGTAACGAAATCAATTGCTAAAAAAGGTGACATTTCAAGTATTGTTCCGTTCGCCTCCCATATCGATCACACGGAACATGACGTTGATGTGGTCGTTACAGAGCAAGGTTATGCTGATCTCCGGGGATTGGCTCCACGTGAACGTGTGCCGATGATCATCGAAAACTGCGCACATCCGATATATCGTGAGCAATTGTGGGGGTATTACCAGGAAGCACTTGAGCGCGGTGGACAAACACCGCACGTACTCGAAAAGGCTTTATCATGGCATACGAATTTTAAGGAAAATGGCACAATGCGCCAGCTTGCAGCAGAAACTGTATAAGCAAGTAGAAAACCACGTTCTGAGGGAGCGTGGTTTTTTTGTGAAAAAGTAAGCATCCGGAACTGTTTAACAGAGGTGTAATAAATAAAAATCAACTTGAAGGGAATGGTAAATGTACAGATATAGACTCGGTAAAGGAAGGAAGAGAAAATTTGGAAAGTAAACAAGTACCATTAGTTTCATCAGAATATGCAACACTTTGGGTTGTCTATCAAAAGAAATCAATGATGGTTCAGGTTATTGGGCGTTTTGCGTCGATAAACCAGGATCCTGAAATAACAGAAATATTGCAAACATTTCTTGACAAGGAAAAGGAATTTGTAAATGAAATAGCTGACATTTTCAAACAGGAGGGAGCAGCAGTTCCTGTTGCTTTCACTGAAAACGATGTGTACCCGGATGCACCACGATTGTTTGATGATATTTATCATGCCCAGTATTTACGTATGATGATGAAAATTGCTACGGGAATCCATGCATTGCATATGTCGATGACTTATCGGGCCGATATTATGGCCCTGTACAAAAAGTTTTCGGCCTTTGCAGAAGAAAACTGTGAAAAAACGACACAACTGTTACTAAATAGAGGAGCGCTTTCCAAATCACCAGCTGTTACAGCACCTGACCATGTTGCGTTCGCCAAGGAAAAGGATTATCGTGATGGCTTTAAACTGTCAGGGCAAAGACGATCATTAAACATGGTAGAAGTTGCTTATCTTTATCAGGGTATCGAGTCAAATGTGACAGGGATGAAGCTGATGACAGGTGCCGCTCAAGTGGCTAAGGAAAAAGAAATCCGCAAATATTTTTTTAGAGGAAAAGAAATATCTAAATCGATAATATCAAAATTCAGTAATGTGTTAATGGATAGTGACATTAATGCACCAACAACATCAGCCGGATTGGTTACTGATTCTACCACTGCTCCATTTTCAGATAAGCTTTTCATGTATAATACGTCTCTGTTAAGCACCTTTGGATTAGGGAGCAGTGCTTTAGGTACTTCTTTTTCCCTGAGAAATGATTTGCCGCTGAAAATGGCAATGGCTGGTAAGGATATTTTCAACTTTGCGAGTGACGGAGGAAACCTCATGATTAAATACGGATGGACAGAGGAACCACCACAAATGGTTGACAGAACGAAATTGTCGAAGGATAAGTAAAGTGAAACCACGTTTACAATGAGCGTGGTTTTTAAAATTGACCAGGTTCCAGTTCGTGTGTATAATATAAACATAAGTTTAAAGGACAAACATAAGTTTATAAAAGGTGGTGACATGATGAACGAAAAGGAACAAAAGATTGTAGAATTAATTAAACAAAATCCGTACATATCGCAGCAGGAACTGGCAGAATCATTGGGGTTGTCCCGTCCCTCTATTGCAAATCTTATTTCAGGACTGGTGAAAAAGGGGTATATACGGGGGAAAGCATACGTATTAAATGATTTGAAGCAGATCCTTTGTATCGGCGGTGCCAATGTAGACAGAAAGTTTTATATTAAGGATAAACTTCAATTAGGAACGTCCAACCCAATACGCTCAACACAAACCACTGGCGGCGTCGCACGGAATATTGCCGAAAACCTGGGACGGCTGGGGATGGATGCGACATTGCTTACGGTTAGCGGATCTGACACAGAATGGAATTATATCGCAGAGAAGTCATCGCCATATATGAATCTTGATGAGGTGGCACAATTCTCAAACACATCAACCGGCTCATACACTGCAGTTTTGGATGAATCGGGTGATCTTGTTCTCGGATTGGCGGATATGGATGTTTTTGATTTAATGATTCCGGAATGGATCGGGCAGCATACCGCTCTTTTACATCAGGCGAAATGCATCCTTGCTGACTTAAATTGCCCAAAAGATACACTTCTTTTTTTATGCCAATTTGCCAAGAAACGTGACATTCCACTTATCTTCGTGGCAGTTTCAGCACCGAAAATGAAGCATATTCCTGATGAATTGGATGGATTGACCTGGATGATTACGAATCTTGATGAGTCAGAAGCTTATTTTGACAATAAATTAACCCCGCAGGAAGCTGTTGAAAAATGGTTGGAATCGGGTGTTGTTAATGCAGTGGTAACGAACGGAAAAGAAGGTGCAGTAGTCGGGAATGAGAAGGAAGGGATTTATCATGTGCCTGCACTTGAAACAAGTGAAATAGTCGATGTAACCGGGGCAGGCGATGCTTTCTCATCAGCTGTCACGTATGCGTGGTTTGAAGGGAAGAGCCTGGTTGACAGCACCAGGGCCGGAATTGTCAATGCTGCAAAAACATTGCAGTCAACTCATACCGTTCGTCAGGATTTATCACCATTAAAATTGGAAGAAGATATGGAGGAGTTATCATGAAAAATTATATTTCACTATCAGAAGAAGTTCGTACAGCGAAAGAGCAAAGAAAACCTATTGTAGCATTGGAGTCCACGATTATTTCACATGGCATGCCATATCCGCAAAACGTTCAGACAGCACGCGAAGTGGAACAGATTATTCGTGACCATGGTGCGATTCCTGCAACAATAGCTATCCTGGATGGGAAAATCAAAATCGGTCTGAATGATGATGAACTGGAAGACTTTGGTAACAGTAAAGGTGTTGCCAAAGCTTCACGCCGTGATCTCCCTTATTTGCTGGCTACCGGGAAAAAAGGTGCGACGACCGTAGCTGCTACAATGATTTGTGCCGAACTGGCCGAGATCAAAACGTTTGTAACCGGTGGAATCGGCGGTGTTCATCGTGGTGCAGAAACAACGATGGATATCTCTGCAGACCTTGAGGAACTTGCTAAAACAGATGTAGCGGTTATTTGTGCAGGGGCAAAATCGATTCTTGATCTTGGTCTTACCATGGAATACCTCGAAACAAAAGGTGTGCCAGTTATGGGGTATCAGACAGATGTATTACCGGCCTTTTACACACGGACAAGCCCATTTCCTGTTAACGTTCGGGCTGATGATGCCGAAACAGTTGCTTCCACACTGAAAGCTAAGTGGGATTTAAATTTGACCGGTGGAGCTGTCATTGCCAACCCGATTCCGGAAGAATATGCGATGGCTGAAAAGGACATAACAGCTGTTATTGAAACGGCACTGAAGGAAGCGCAGGAGCAGCAAATTTCCGGGAAAGAGGTAACCCCGTTTATGCTCAGCAAAGTAAAAGAACTGACTGGCGGCAAGAGCCTCGATGCCAATATTGCATTAGTGAAACATAACGCGCATGTTGGAGCAGAAATTGCTGTGAAATTGGCAGGAATGGAATCATAATTTTTTAAAAGCCCATATTTAGCCTCATAATTTCCATTAAATTGGTAATACCAGTAATGAGGTGAAAATATGGGTCCAGAAAAAGCAAAACTGACATCCTCCGAAATAGGAACACTTTGGGGGCAGTATATAAATGGAACAATGACAGATATGGTAAACCGGTATATGATATCCATTGTTGAGGATAAAGCCATTAAGTCCCTGTTTCGTAGTGCTGTTAAAACCTTTGGAAAGCAAAAGAAACAAATTGAATCATTTATAAAGAATGAGGGATTCCCGGTTCCAATTGGATTTACAGAAGCTGATCTTAATAAAGATGCAAAGCGGTTATTTTCGGATATGTTTTGCCTGAATTATTTACATATCATGACGATTCACGGATTAGCCGGACATTTAACATCCTTTAGTGTTTCTGTCAGA
The genomic region above belongs to Virgibacillus doumboii and contains:
- a CDS encoding TetR family transcriptional regulator, which translates into the protein MDNKKESIIQSAIDVFREKGVEEATVSDIVKGAGIAQGTFYLYFSSKLAVMLSIAEEMTDKILNEIKENVPEEAHISIQLEQVIDIVFELTKEYRDVFALTYAGLASTEYLQEWETIYESYYAWLSEQLEKAKAEGAIRDSLHPHRTAELLIGLIESAAEQTHMYGQQDEPTAELKKKEVMEFAGHALGL
- a CDS encoding acetyl-CoA hydrolase/transferase family protein, producing the protein MTTNYERIRDPRLQNRVVSAEEAASWIKDGMTLGMSGFTRAGDVKAVPTALIERAETENFKVNVFTGASLGSDIDKMFAEAEIVNKRLPFQADPTMRKKINQGEHLFVDHHLSHTAELIRGNVLETVDFAILEAIAISEDGLIIPSTSVGNSLAFAENAENVIIELNMAQPELLEGIHDLYSPGKQGERNPIPLTKPDDQIGSTGIQIDPAKIKGIVFTNQVDSPSTIVPPDHETKIMADHLLDFLRSEVEAGRLTERLAPLQSGIGSVANAVLHGMVDSEFENLDVYSEVLQDAVFDLIDAGKVNFASCCSITLSEAKMKQVFSDFGKYRDKLIMRPQEITNHPEIIRRLGLISINTALEFDIYGNVNSTHVSGTKMMNGIGGSGDFARNARLAIFVTKSIAKKGDISSIVPFASHIDHTEHDVDVVVTEQGYADLRGLAPRERVPMIIENCAHPIYREQLWGYYQEALERGGQTPHVLEKALSWHTNFKENGTMRQLAAETV
- a CDS encoding pseudouridine-5'-phosphate glycosidase, yielding MKNYISLSEEVRTAKEQRKPIVALESTIISHGMPYPQNVQTAREVEQIIRDHGAIPATIAILDGKIKIGLNDDELEDFGNSKGVAKASRRDLPYLLATGKKGATTVAATMICAELAEIKTFVTGGIGGVHRGAETTMDISADLEELAKTDVAVICAGAKSILDLGLTMEYLETKGVPVMGYQTDVLPAFYTRTSPFPVNVRADDAETVASTLKAKWDLNLTGGAVIANPIPEEYAMAEKDITAVIETALKEAQEQQISGKEVTPFMLSKVKELTGGKSLDANIALVKHNAHVGAEIAVKLAGMES
- a CDS encoding Rrf2 family transcriptional regulator; amino-acid sequence: MKNSRFAVAVHILALTSHNPREQLTSDFIANSVNTNPVVIRRISGKLKKAGLLTSHAGIPGVAVTKESSDISLLDIYKAVQEDNEATFTMHENPNPDCAVGRNIQAVLDNKFDRAQKAMENELAAQTLQDVLHDLFD
- a CDS encoding NAD(P)-dependent oxidoreductase, yielding MKIGVIGANGKAGSLILKEAADRGHDVTAIVRDAAKIADKNVSVIEKNIYDLTSVDLKQFDTVVNAFGAPLGEEQPHVDAGHALIEAIKGTDTKAIVVGGAGSLYVDENKSTQVIDTPDFPDSFKPTANGQARNLKELQETEGITWTFISPSAMFDAEGQRTGNYQSGKDNLLVNSKGDSYISYADYAVAVVDEIENPKHINERFTVVGEAE
- a CDS encoding carbohydrate kinase, coding for MNEKEQKIVELIKQNPYISQQELAESLGLSRPSIANLISGLVKKGYIRGKAYVLNDLKQILCIGGANVDRKFYIKDKLQLGTSNPIRSTQTTGGVARNIAENLGRLGMDATLLTVSGSDTEWNYIAEKSSPYMNLDEVAQFSNTSTGSYTAVLDESGDLVLGLADMDVFDLMIPEWIGQHTALLHQAKCILADLNCPKDTLLFLCQFAKKRDIPLIFVAVSAPKMKHIPDELDGLTWMITNLDESEAYFDNKLTPQEAVEKWLESGVVNAVVTNGKEGAVVGNEKEGIYHVPALETSEIVDVTGAGDAFSSAVTYAWFEGKSLVDSTRAGIVNAAKTLQSTHTVRQDLSPLKLEEDMEELS
- a CDS encoding DMT family transporter, with product MGWIFVLLAAMLEISGVIGMKLYNQNSTFRNGLLFIGGFSSSLLVLYQSFSYLQVSVAYAVWVGIGTAGAVLLNMLFFGESKSLSRIVSLLAIIVGAVGLKAVS
- a CDS encoding DUF3231 family protein; the encoded protein is MESKQVPLVSSEYATLWVVYQKKSMMVQVIGRFASINQDPEITEILQTFLDKEKEFVNEIADIFKQEGAAVPVAFTENDVYPDAPRLFDDIYHAQYLRMMMKIATGIHALHMSMTYRADIMALYKKFSAFAEENCEKTTQLLLNRGALSKSPAVTAPDHVAFAKEKDYRDGFKLSGQRRSLNMVEVAYLYQGIESNVTGMKLMTGAAQVAKEKEIRKYFFRGKEISKSIISKFSNVLMDSDINAPTTSAGLVTDSTTAPFSDKLFMYNTSLLSTFGLGSSALGTSFSLRNDLPLKMAMAGKDIFNFASDGGNLMIKYGWTEEPPQMVDRTKLSKDK
- a CDS encoding LytTR family DNA-binding domain-containing protein, giving the protein MQRLTISSLLDVIGELFSDEISIAVSNTNEYVYYRPSKRIDLKIRPGDPVKEGTIAHKALRSGQKVSEFNDRDVFGVPYLGMAVPFHSDGVLEGCVTAIYPAMTEGKSVVTVKTPDGWKPVPFDNVSLLEAKDRKTHVYTEAFIGTNKRSLQDFEYSLPRESFIRCHRSFLVNVNHIRDIYPDTHSTFLLAMKNGKQVPVSQSYSSYFRKLLGF
- a CDS encoding DMT family transporter produces the protein MKKAWIYVALTCLLELVWVFGFNFAASWWQWGLVAGVIMLDFHFFRKACEALPTGTVYAIFASAGTVGTALMDAFLFDGSLNMLKIVFIMLLILGVVGLKLADSADEKRNKGGSW
- a CDS encoding NAD(P)/FAD-dependent oxidoreductase, translated to MKNLVILGGGYGGLKILLDLLEQDLPDELQITVVDRNPYHSVKTEFYTIAAGTSADKDVRMQFPEDERVSYVYAEISQIDTGNQQILFEDRSEPVNYDYLVIGLGCEDNYHGIEGASKYTESVQTFGNARRAGMAIGNLKAYGKATIVGAGLSGIEVASEIRESRPDLNIRLLDRGASVLKAFDHKIQHYVEEWFFNNDVHVKHHANVEYVEKDGVCNNGVCFVNDVTIWTAGVRPNYLARELPFEKDEQDKIVINDYYQVPEQQNIYVVGDCASSEHSPSGQLAGQQGEQIAEILTAVFNGEKPKKPKKIKLKGTLGSLGSSEGFGEMMSQSVTGTIPRLAKSGVLWLNKRH